In Vicinamibacterales bacterium, one DNA window encodes the following:
- a CDS encoding DUF6600 domain-containing protein: protein MRLRLASALACVLLVWPLTAFGTPQVATSLQNPEPLQDPEAAAPAHVAYVEGAVVLERDGRPETAPLNMPLLTGDRLKTLEGRVEVLFADGSALHLDARSTIDLQSDELVRLIDGRLRLNIAADGAARSARLLYRVDSPAGSVRITQAGEYRLAILRRGEETQLELAVLRGGAEIFTDEGSTPLGAGERAYASAGLAPSYAYAYNSANWDAFDRWSEARRDTRAGASAQYLPSEVRAYASTFDEEGDWRYQQSYGYVWYPRVAVSWRPYYYGRWARYPRFGWTWIGADRFAWPTHHYGRWGFSAGAWFWIPARRWAPAYVSWAYAPGYVSWCPLGFDNRPVIAINIFNVGPGYYSSGRAWTAVGYNYFGRDYVHRRAVDWDRFDRTGRPSFQIARSAPAYRDIAVPRASGAATAQGAPIRSAGNRAVPRYINRGDDIVRSETGRPSAPQRPDANSAVPRGSAGAQGIPSREEPGPSRLEGSVPSRAERRAAPAGPARRIETPAAPELAPDVPRSRGMRDGVRPYTPPAYDRGGVPRSDNPAYVPPSRTYEPYAGGRAVPPAAPPQTAAPSRESAPPAAPEMAPRGYARPRGAFDSPPPPPAAASPGPRQPPAPRAMPAPERSAPSGDRAVPRGSGAARPGPSAPPPAAGMPSGARSRGRGGAQ, encoded by the coding sequence ATGCGTCTCCGCCTCGCCTCTGCCCTTGCCTGTGTCCTTCTGGTCTGGCCGCTGACTGCCTTCGGAACGCCTCAGGTCGCGACGAGCCTCCAGAACCCCGAGCCCCTTCAGGATCCCGAGGCTGCCGCACCGGCGCACGTCGCCTACGTCGAGGGGGCGGTGGTGCTGGAGCGGGATGGCCGGCCGGAAACCGCGCCGCTGAACATGCCGCTTCTGACCGGCGACCGGCTCAAGACGCTGGAGGGCCGCGTCGAAGTGCTGTTTGCCGACGGCAGCGCGCTGCATCTGGACGCGCGCAGCACGATCGACCTCCAGTCTGACGAGCTCGTCCGTTTGATCGACGGGCGTCTGCGGCTGAACATCGCGGCCGACGGCGCGGCCCGATCGGCGCGGCTGCTCTATCGCGTCGATTCACCGGCGGGGTCGGTGCGCATCACGCAGGCCGGCGAATATCGTCTCGCCATTCTCCGCCGCGGCGAGGAAACGCAGCTGGAACTGGCGGTGCTGCGCGGCGGCGCCGAGATTTTCACGGACGAGGGATCGACGCCGCTAGGTGCCGGCGAGCGGGCGTATGCGAGCGCCGGTCTGGCGCCGTCGTACGCCTACGCCTACAACTCGGCGAACTGGGACGCGTTCGATCGCTGGTCCGAGGCGCGCCGCGACACCCGCGCCGGCGCGTCGGCGCAGTATCTTCCGTCCGAAGTCCGCGCCTATGCCTCCACGTTCGACGAGGAGGGGGACTGGCGTTACCAGCAGTCGTACGGCTACGTCTGGTATCCGCGCGTGGCGGTGAGCTGGCGTCCGTACTACTACGGCCGCTGGGCGCGGTATCCGCGGTTCGGCTGGACGTGGATTGGCGCCGACCGCTTCGCCTGGCCGACGCATCATTACGGCCGGTGGGGATTCTCCGCCGGGGCGTGGTTCTGGATTCCGGCGAGGCGCTGGGCGCCGGCCTACGTGTCGTGGGCGTACGCCCCGGGCTACGTGAGCTGGTGTCCGCTCGGCTTCGACAATCGTCCGGTGATCGCGATCAACATCTTCAACGTCGGTCCCGGCTACTACTCCTCCGGGCGGGCGTGGACCGCGGTCGGCTACAACTACTTCGGACGCGATTACGTGCACCGCCGCGCGGTGGATTGGGACCGGTTCGATCGCACCGGCCGGCCGTCGTTCCAGATCGCGCGATCCGCGCCGGCGTACCGCGACATCGCGGTGCCGCGCGCGTCGGGCGCGGCCACGGCTCAGGGCGCGCCGATTCGCTCGGCGGGGAACCGGGCCGTGCCGCGCTACATCAACCGCGGCGACGACATCGTGCGCTCGGAGACCGGCCGCCCGTCGGCGCCGCAGCGTCCAGACGCGAACTCGGCAGTGCCGCGCGGTTCGGCCGGGGCTCAGGGCATCCCGAGCCGAGAGGAACCCGGCCCGAGCCGTCTCGAGGGATCCGTCCCCAGCCGAGCCGAGCGCCGCGCCGCGCCGGCGGGACCGGCACGCCGAATCGAGACGCCCGCGGCACCCGAGCTGGCGCCTGACGTGCCGCGCTCGCGCGGCATGCGAGACGGCGTGAGGCCGTACACGCCACCGGCCTACGATCGCGGCGGCGTCCCGCGGAGTGACAATCCGGCGTACGTGCCGCCGTCGCGGACCTACGAACCGTACGCCGGCGGCCGGGCGGTGCCGCCCGCCGCACCGCCGCAGACGGCCGCCCCGTCCCGGGAGAGCGCGCCGCCCGCGGCGCCGGAGATGGCGCCGCGCGGTTACGCGCGTCCGCGCGGAGCGTTCGACTCGCCGCCGCCGCCACCTGCTGCCGCCAGTCCCGGTCCGCGTCAGCCTCCCGCGCCGCGCGCGATGCCGGCGCCCGAGCGCTCGGCGCCGTCGGGCGATCGCGCCGTGCCGCGCGGTTCCGGCGCGGCACGCCCCGGCCCGTCGGCTCCGCCGCCGGCGGCGGGGATGCCGAGCGGCGCGCGGTCGCGCGGGCGCGGCGGCGCGCAATAG
- a CDS encoding PBP1A family penicillin-binding protein: MAQYVVRLAKNAGLVLLFVVAAFLGTISGVLFAFAGDLPAISALDDYAPSTITRVYASRGEMVGEFSTQRRVVVPYEAISPKLRQAVIAAEDADFERHFGLSIQHIFIAATKAVAGSIRGAITGKYSRPRGASTITQQLARGLFPEAVGYEIGDVSPERKIKEAIVAMQIEKRYTKQEIFTFYANQMYLGEGAYGVEAAARTYFGKSAKDVSLDEAAMLAGILQTWRNAPTVNMERAKRRQSYVLQQMADKGFITQKEADEAKARPIVLANSTSQPTSIAPYFLEEVRKELEGRYGAKALYESGLTVTTGLDMRLQEAANRALDAGLRRVDRIHGFRKARRNVLDERHTLEGFKHPRWDRPIAAGDVVPAVVTNVDAGSIDVRAGRYRVAIDKKGFAWTRRSNATQLVRRGDLVDARILTIDDGQEAATGSLEQPPLVEGAVLAIDNRTGQIRAMVGGYSFERSKFNRATQAFRQVGSAFKPFVYTAAIDRGYTPATLLQDAPVTYPTGPGQPPYSPQNYEKDFWGPVTLRRALEHSRNVPAIRLMDALGPKQVIAYARRFGLSAPLPPYLPIALGAGDETLLEMTSAYSVFPNQGVRMTPYSILKVTDREGNLLEENRPEPQDAIRADTAYVMTSIMRGVVEHGTAVKAASLNWPIAGKTGTTDDFSDAWFIGFDPDITLGVWVGYDQKKPLGRGQSGAEAALPIWIEIFKTWIGDRKDPPRFEPPGNIVFVAVDRATGNAAEPGTPGAATEAFIAGTQPGSIRQ, from the coding sequence ATGGCTCAATACGTAGTTCGCCTCGCAAAGAACGCCGGCCTCGTCCTTCTCTTCGTCGTCGCGGCCTTCCTCGGCACGATCAGCGGGGTGCTGTTTGCGTTTGCCGGCGACCTGCCGGCGATCTCGGCGCTCGACGATTACGCGCCGAGCACGATTACCCGCGTCTATGCGTCGCGCGGCGAAATGGTCGGCGAGTTCTCCACCCAGCGGCGGGTGGTCGTGCCCTACGAAGCGATCTCGCCGAAGCTGCGGCAGGCGGTCATCGCCGCCGAGGACGCCGACTTCGAGCGCCATTTCGGGCTCAGCATCCAGCACATCTTCATCGCCGCGACCAAGGCGGTGGCCGGGTCGATCCGCGGCGCGATCACCGGCAAGTATTCGCGGCCGCGCGGCGCCAGCACGATCACGCAGCAGCTCGCGCGCGGGCTCTTCCCTGAAGCGGTCGGCTACGAGATCGGCGACGTCAGCCCCGAGCGCAAGATCAAGGAAGCGATCGTCGCGATGCAGATCGAGAAGCGCTACACCAAGCAGGAGATCTTCACCTTCTACGCCAACCAGATGTATCTCGGCGAGGGGGCGTACGGCGTCGAGGCGGCGGCGCGGACCTACTTCGGCAAGTCGGCGAAGGACGTCTCGCTCGACGAAGCCGCCATGCTCGCCGGCATCCTGCAGACGTGGCGCAACGCCCCGACCGTGAACATGGAGCGCGCCAAGCGGCGGCAGTCGTACGTGCTGCAGCAGATGGCCGACAAGGGGTTCATCACGCAGAAGGAGGCCGACGAGGCCAAGGCGCGGCCGATCGTGCTGGCCAATTCGACCTCGCAGCCGACCTCGATCGCGCCGTATTTCCTCGAAGAGGTCCGCAAGGAGCTGGAAGGGCGCTACGGCGCCAAGGCGCTCTACGAGAGCGGCCTCACGGTGACGACGGGGCTCGACATGCGGCTGCAGGAAGCGGCGAACCGGGCGCTCGACGCCGGGCTGCGGCGGGTCGATCGCATCCATGGGTTCCGCAAGGCGCGCCGCAACGTCCTCGACGAGCGTCACACCCTCGAGGGGTTCAAGCACCCGCGCTGGGATCGTCCGATCGCCGCCGGCGACGTCGTCCCGGCGGTGGTCACCAACGTCGATGCCGGATCGATCGACGTGCGCGCCGGACGGTATCGCGTGGCGATCGACAAGAAGGGCTTCGCCTGGACGCGCCGCTCCAACGCCACACAGCTGGTCAGGCGCGGCGACCTGGTCGACGCGAGGATCCTGACGATCGACGACGGGCAGGAGGCGGCGACGGGATCGCTGGAGCAGCCGCCGCTGGTCGAAGGGGCGGTGCTCGCCATCGACAACCGCACCGGCCAGATTCGCGCCATGGTCGGCGGCTACAGCTTCGAGCGCAGCAAGTTCAATCGCGCCACGCAGGCGTTCCGCCAGGTCGGGTCGGCGTTCAAGCCCTTCGTCTACACGGCGGCGATCGATCGCGGCTACACGCCGGCGACGCTGCTGCAGGACGCGCCGGTGACGTATCCCACCGGCCCGGGCCAGCCGCCGTACTCGCCGCAGAACTACGAGAAGGATTTCTGGGGGCCGGTCACCCTGCGCCGGGCGCTGGAGCACTCGCGCAACGTGCCCGCCATCCGGCTGATGGACGCGCTCGGCCCGAAGCAGGTCATCGCTTACGCCCGGCGTTTCGGTCTCTCCGCGCCGCTGCCGCCGTACCTGCCCATCGCGCTCGGCGCCGGCGACGAGACGCTGCTCGAAATGACCAGCGCGTATTCGGTGTTCCCGAACCAGGGCGTCCGCATGACGCCGTATTCGATCCTCAAGGTCACCGATCGCGAAGGCAATCTGCTCGAGGAGAACCGGCCGGAGCCGCAGGACGCGATCCGCGCCGACACCGCCTACGTGATGACCAGCATCATGCGCGGGGTGGTCGAGCACGGGACCGCGGTCAAGGCGGCCTCGCTGAACTGGCCGATCGCCGGCAAGACCGGCACGACCGACGACTTCAGCGACGCCTGGTTCATCGGCTTCGATCCCGACATCACGCTCGGCGTCTGGGTCGGCTACGACCAGAAGAAGCCGCTCGGCCGCGGGCAGTCGGGCGCGGAGGCGGCGCTGCCGATCTGGATCGAGATCTTCAAGACGTGGATCGGCGACCGCAAGGATCCGCCGCGATTCGAGCCGCCGGGCAACATCGTGTTCGTCGCCGTGGATCGCGCCACCGGCAACGCCGCCGAGCCGGGCACGCCGGGCGCCGCGACGGAAGCGTTCATCGCCGGCACGCAGCCGGGGTCGATACGGCAATAG
- a CDS encoding four helix bundle protein has protein sequence MHPKTIALQARIQTFAAGVIKLCDTLAKDAGTQRIVSQLVDSSGGTDSNYRAACRARSKAEFIAKLGVAVEEADESKGWLQLLVESNRVTLDQAGPLIQEADELTAILVKSRKTAEQRKAEHDRHEKQLRGTLRRPR, from the coding sequence ATGCATCCGAAGACCATTGCACTTCAGGCCAGAATTCAGACGTTCGCCGCCGGTGTGATCAAATTGTGCGACACGCTCGCGAAAGACGCGGGCACGCAACGTATCGTGTCGCAGCTGGTCGATTCGTCCGGCGGGACCGACAGCAACTATCGAGCGGCCTGCCGCGCGAGGAGCAAGGCGGAGTTCATCGCAAAGCTTGGCGTTGCGGTGGAAGAGGCCGACGAGTCCAAGGGATGGCTGCAGTTGCTCGTCGAGTCGAACCGCGTGACGCTCGATCAGGCTGGTCCACTGATTCAGGAAGCCGACGAGCTCACCGCGATCCTCGTGAAGTCACGCAAGACTGCCGAGCAGAGGAAGGCTGAGCACGACCGCCACGAGAAGCAACTGCGGGGAACTCTCCGGCGTCCGCGGTAA